CAGGAAACCGGTACGATGAACTCGGTCACCCTCCGTCGATCGATCCATCCATTCATCGATATAATCCCCAATTCCCCATTGCCTTCATGTCTTATGTCCGTTGCAGAGCACGAGGAAGAGTTCAGCTACTCGCCGGACGCGGAGAACGGGCCGGCGCACTGGGGCCAGATCAAGGCGGAGTGGTCGGCGTGTGGCAACGGGGAGATGCAGTCGCCCATCGACCTCGCCGGGCCGCGTGTGACCCTGGtgcgccgcctcggccacctcaacCACTCCTACGCCCCCGCTAACGCATCCGTCGTCAACCGCGGCCACGACATCATGGTGCGGTTCGAGGGCGACGCCGGGAGCGTGTCCATCGACGGCACGGCGTACCACCTCCGGCAGCTGCACTGGCACGCGCCCACGGAGCACAGCGTCAACGGCCGCCGGTACGACATGGAGCTCCACATGGTGCACCAGAGCGCCAAGAACAAGACCGCCGTCATCGGCGTCTTCTACGAGATCGGCGCCCGCGACGCCTTCCTGCACAAGCTGGAGCCATACCTGGAGATGATCGCCAAGCAGCCGGAGAGGGAGGAGAAGGTGGGCGTGGTGGACGCCAGGGGTGCCAGGGGGAGGGCCAGCGTGTACTACCGCTACGTGGGCTCCCTCACCACCCCGCCATGCACCCAAGGGGTCATCTGGACCATCGTCAAGCGGGTAGGTTTCCTTCCCGCAGCCATTGTTTTCTCTAGATTGGCCGTTGGCACGGTGATATAGCATTGGTTGATCGGAATTTAGATCACTGAAAGAGTGAAAGTCCTGTTACATCATATGCATGGTTGGTGCATGCATGGTGAGGGAACTTCTTTTTCTCGAGGGAATGAATGGCGAGGGAATTGATTCTTTCTGAAACTTCTCTCTGGTTCTACAGGTTCGTACCGTGTCGCGGCATCAGCTGGAGCTTCTCCGAGAGGCTGTCCACGACGTAAGATTTTCTTTTTCCCAATGCAGTTTCATTCTGTTTCCTCGAATCCTCTTCATGGAAGCGAGCATTTCGACCCGACGTACCGATCCGTATCCTCCTGGTGCACTAAACTCTGTCTTTAATTCGGTTGACCAAAAACATGGCTAAAATGCCAAAGCCACATGAAAACTGCCTTCAGCTCGGTTGATCTCACCGTGGAGGCGTGGACACTAACATATGATTGAGTCAGTGTAAAGAAAGAAAAACTAGGAGTGATTTTCTTCCTTCCACTTTGCAGGAAATGGAGAAGAACGCGAGGCCGCGTCAGGAGGTGAACAACAGAGACATCAAGATGTTCTGGCCTATCCAGCAGAATAAGCACTGATTATCACAGTCGGTTCTCTGCTTAATTAGAGTTTTGTCAAAAACCTGAGAGATGAAGCCCATTGTACCAAATTATTGTAGACCTCCTTTACACCTCCTCAAGAAAAGTCTCTTCCTCCTCCCGGCGGCGGCTCCGCCGCCGATGCACCCCACCTCCGATGGCCTTTGGGCCTTGGAGGCGCGGAGGATCTCGGCTCCTCTTTGGCAGGAGGGACCCCATTCTTGTTTTTGTTAAGTTCAACGTTTTGGTTGGGTTTGTGTAAAGGTGGCGATGTTCCTGagtaggaataatgtctcccaGTTCGATCCCTATCCCGATGGTGCGAATAGCGTCGTCGTCAGGGGGCGGCTGGAATTGTCTCTCTGTCGGATCTTGCGGGATTCGGTTGGTGCTTGTTCTCGGGGGATCTATTTGAATCTAGTTTGTGTTCGTCTTCGTTCGTGTGCTTACTGGTTTGATTTTTCCGATCTATAACTCTCTTTGTCGGCGATGGTTGTTGTTTTGGTGCGCTGGTTCTTTgggccttagcatgacgacttctcgactgtctactacaacaaggtttgtcctGCTCCGGTGAGgaaggggtgatgacggcggcgtgcCTTCGATTCGCTCCACTGATTgtaatcgtcgctaggtggtccatggatctggttgtaatttttattacctctagAGTTCTCTGTACTCCCATGATTGATGAATATATTGAagatttctctctccctctctctaaaaAAAAACGACCTGAGAGATGGATTAGGTTGCGTATTGTGTACGTACATGTGATTATAGAACTGCAATTTGTTTCGTTCTATTTGTACATTTCGATGCCTTGTATACGGGTAACTGAATGAAGGCACACGACTAGTTCGTGTCCATGCATAGATGTTGATGTTGGGTTGGGTCCCACTTCAACATGATTATTGTTTGGTACTCGATCGATAGCTCGTCCAACTGCCACTGCCTTTAAAAATGAAAAAACTGTCAAGCATTTGGTTAGCCATGGTTGACATTCGTATCCGGGACTGGCTGAAATAATAAGACCATCCGACTGCTGGTAGCATGGTGCTGTCTCCCTGATGATCATGCAAGGACTTGTTAATAATCAGGTAACTCTTCCAACTGCAACTGCCGTTAAGATTGGAAAAACCTGGCAAGGATTTGTTTATGGTTAACCATCCAGCTAGCTGCTGACTGCTTGAAGAATCATGCAAGGAATAGTTTTGCCGTGATCGAATTTCTCTGTTTGCAACCATTGGTAGAGCTCAAGAAAGGATAAGTAAAAATATCTCCGAATGTTATCAACCTAATATTCCTGATTCCATTTGGCTATTAGTTTTCGTAAGGGTCAGGTTGCTTTTAAGATAAACTTGAGGGGTGTCAGCCTTACCAGTTGCTATCCCTGGTACGCTGAATGATTTCATTGAACATTAATTATCACTCATCTATATGGTCGCTCAGGGGAGTACGACTTAAAAAAGTACACAAAGAAGGGTTTGGTGGTGAAACCCCTGAAAATTAAGATGGGTGTCAAGTGTCAACTGCCAAGGTAAATACACTAGTTAGTAGAAAGTCGTAATGTTTCTCTGCATAAGCCTTGTGTTTTGTGACTTGTGTCTCTCTGACAACTACATACTTGGTTCTGTTGTTGTGCAAAATAAAACAGCAAACTACCTACTTGGCTTTGGTTTTACCTCGAACCACTTTGTGGGACCGCAGCAGCTCACCTAATGTTTGTGTGTCCCATAGAAAATTCAAGTAATTAGTCTCATATCAACAAAATCATTTCATTTTTTAAAGTTTTCAGAGGTAGTGATATATACTTTTCTCGAACGTGCATTAATAAATGGATCTACTTCATAAGATGTTGTTATGAATTATCCTGATCGTCCCGAGTGAAAATCCCGTTAAAAACAtaattttcaaatttattgttgTTTTAGTTCATATCTTACAATTTTTGTGTGTCAAATTTACACTTATTGTCATGTATTTTTGCTCAAACTGCAGTGTAAGGAGAATAGCTAAATAACGTTGGGTTAGAAACATGCGAAATTACACATAAAATTTAATTTAAAtgtctcattttctggatttttgaTGGGTCGGGTCGAGGACCCCATGGCAGTTGACTAACGGGCCATTTGGAGAAGCCCAtgacgcatacaaggaagatttcaCAAGACTTGGCACATAAGAGGGGAGGACTCCTCTAACTGCTAGGCCTCTCGTGCATTATATAAGCCGAAGCCAGGCTAGTAGACAGATCATATTCTAGATCATTGGAATCATACACAACAATCTCATGATAGATACCTGTACTTTGTACTATACcccatatcaatacaatcaaaagtAGGA
This portion of the Triticum dicoccoides isolate Atlit2015 ecotype Zavitan chromosome 7A, WEW_v2.0, whole genome shotgun sequence genome encodes:
- the LOC119333930 gene encoding alpha carbonic anhydrase 7-like yields the protein MHPCRDLHLHLAVSATAVLFFSASVILSAVPAARAQQETEHEEEFSYSPDAENGPAHWGQIKAEWSACGNGEMQSPIDLAGPRVTLVRRLGHLNHSYAPANASVVNRGHDIMVRFEGDAGSVSIDGTAYHLRQLHWHAPTEHSVNGRRYDMELHMVHQSAKNKTAVIGVFYEIGARDAFLHKLEPYLEMIAKQPEREEKVGVVDARGARGRASVYYRYVGSLTTPPCTQGVIWTIVKRVRTVSRHQLELLREAVHDEMEKNARPRQEVNNRDIKMFWPIQQNKH